In Gossypium raimondii isolate GPD5lz chromosome 12, ASM2569854v1, whole genome shotgun sequence, a single window of DNA contains:
- the LOC105765335 gene encoding protein yippee-like At4g27745, which yields MTEIVGPRLYSCCNCRNQVALHDDVISKSFQGRNGRAFLFSHAMNVMVGPKEDRQLMTGLHTVADVYCRDCREVLGWKYERAYEETQKYKEGKFILEKSKIVKENW from the exons GGCCAAGGTTGTACAGTTGCTGCAATTGCAGAAACCAAGTTGCCCTTCACGACGATGTTATATCCAAGTCTTTTCAG GGGAGAAACGGTCGAGCTTTTTTATTCTCCCACGCAATGAACGTGATGGTGGGTCCTAAGGAGGATAGACAACTGATGACTGGTCTTCACACAGTGGCTGATGTTTACTGTCGCGATTGTCGAGAGGTATTGGGTTGGAAATACGAGCGGGCTTATGAGGAAACTCAGAAGTACAAGGAAGGGAAATTCATTCTTGAGAAGTCGAAAATTGTCAAAGAGAACTGGTAG